A section of the Deinobacterium chartae genome encodes:
- a CDS encoding enoyl-CoA hydratase/isomerase family protein has translation MEHLILERRGGVALVTLNRPEQRNALSAALITELLAAFDDLEADPAVRAVVLTGAGGVFSSGADLRALQAMGSASSEEKKRDSALLARLLQRIYTSPKPVVAALEGAAVAGGAGLASVCDVVVAGESTRIGYTEVRLGFVAAIVSVFLLRMVGEKAARELLLTGKLFPASRALEMGLISRVVPDGTALECALEVAGEIVHNSPTGLATTKELLAHLPGMGLEEGLRYAVSANAWTRTTDDLQEGVAAFFEKRSPRWG, from the coding sequence ATGGAGCATCTCATCCTCGAGCGGCGCGGCGGCGTCGCCCTTGTCACCCTCAACCGCCCCGAACAGCGCAACGCCCTGAGCGCCGCCCTGATCACCGAACTGCTCGCCGCCTTCGATGACCTCGAGGCGGACCCTGCGGTGCGCGCCGTGGTGCTCACCGGAGCGGGCGGGGTGTTCTCGAGCGGCGCGGACCTGCGCGCCCTGCAGGCCATGGGAAGTGCCAGCAGCGAGGAAAAGAAGCGCGACTCGGCGCTGCTGGCCCGCCTGCTGCAGCGCATCTACACCTCGCCCAAGCCGGTGGTCGCGGCCCTCGAGGGAGCTGCGGTGGCGGGCGGAGCCGGGCTGGCCTCGGTGTGCGACGTGGTGGTGGCCGGCGAGAGCACGCGCATCGGCTACACCGAGGTGCGGTTGGGCTTCGTGGCTGCCATCGTCTCGGTGTTTTTGCTGCGCATGGTAGGCGAGAAGGCCGCGCGCGAACTGCTGCTGACCGGCAAGCTGTTTCCGGCGTCGCGCGCGCTCGAGATGGGCCTGATCAGCCGGGTGGTTCCGGACGGCACGGCCCTGGAGTGCGCGCTCGAGGTGGCGGGCGAGATCGTGCACAACTCGCCCACCGGCCTTGCCACCACCAAGGAACTGCTCGCGCACCTGCCGGGCATGGGCCTCGAGGAGGGCTTGCGTTACGCGGTGAGTGCCAACGCCTGGACCCGTACCACCGACGATCTCCAAGAGGGCGTGGCGGCCTTTTTCGAAAAGCGTTCGCCGCGCTGGGGCTGA
- a CDS encoding molybdopterin-dependent oxidoreductase — protein sequence MMTVKAQRSARHFASRCPQVQGKHPALHLHDDPAEILEATPELLREYAVTPVDRVFLRNSHDYPAGCATLDAPGLRGKLELDLGAGPWALDLTGLATLPRVQLEVAMQCAGNGRRFFSRQDQVQGSRWDRGGVANVRFGGVPLRALLEGRARDPQARFLTATGRDGDAQAYEKSVPLEDALQRGLLAFEMNGVPLPAAHGGPLRLVMPGFFGTVNVKWLRRLTLTRQETGSEAQQRRYRMPDGRGGLRPCWKQPIKSVIFAPLEGEALRAGPVTVSGAAWNDGDAEITRVDLSFDRGAHWQPAQLEPLRGRYAWRRWTCTVALEAGRYEVWSRASDALGRTQPLDPDHNWNRDGYEFCAVDRLPFRVVN from the coding sequence ATGATGACCGTGAAGGCACAGCGCAGTGCGCGTCATTTTGCAAGCCGATGTCCGCAGGTGCAGGGCAAGCACCCCGCCCTGCACCTGCACGATGACCCGGCCGAGATCCTCGAGGCCACGCCCGAACTGCTGCGGGAATACGCGGTGACCCCGGTGGACCGCGTGTTTTTGCGCAACAGTCATGACTACCCGGCAGGCTGCGCCACCCTGGACGCTCCGGGGCTGCGCGGCAAGCTCGAGCTGGACCTGGGAGCGGGGCCGTGGGCCCTCGATCTGACCGGCTTGGCCACGCTCCCACGCGTGCAACTCGAGGTGGCGATGCAATGCGCCGGGAACGGTCGCCGCTTCTTCTCACGGCAAGACCAAGTGCAGGGTTCGCGCTGGGACCGGGGCGGGGTGGCCAACGTGCGCTTCGGCGGCGTGCCGCTGCGCGCGCTGCTGGAGGGCCGCGCGCGCGACCCGCAGGCCCGCTTTCTGACCGCCACCGGCCGCGACGGTGACGCGCAGGCCTACGAAAAGAGCGTGCCGCTCGAAGACGCGCTGCAACGCGGCCTGCTGGCTTTCGAGATGAACGGTGTGCCGCTGCCCGCCGCGCACGGCGGTCCCCTGCGGCTGGTGATGCCCGGGTTTTTTGGCACGGTGAACGTGAAGTGGTTGCGTCGCCTGACGCTCACCCGTCAGGAAACCGGCAGCGAGGCCCAGCAGCGGCGCTACCGCATGCCCGACGGTCGGGGCGGGCTGCGGCCCTGCTGGAAGCAGCCGATCAAGAGCGTGATCTTCGCACCCCTCGAGGGCGAGGCCCTGAGGGCCGGTCCGGTTACGGTGTCCGGCGCGGCCTGGAACGACGGAGACGCCGAGATCACGCGGGTAGACCTCTCCTTTGACCGGGGAGCGCACTGGCAGCCTGCGCAGCTAGAACCGCTGCGGGGGCGTTACGCCTGGCGGCGCTGGACCTGTACCGTGGCGCTGGAGGCGGGCCGCTACGAGGTGTGGTCGCGGGCGAGCGACGCGCTGGGCCGTACCCAGCCACTTGACCCGGACCACAACTGGAACCGCGACGGCTACGAGTTCTGCGCGGTGGACCGCCTGCCGTTCAGGGTCGTGAACTAG
- a CDS encoding VLRF1 family aeRF1-type release factor: MITQNDIERIKALPEDKMVLMAVINVDPTDVDNQADALPLRVRKLLENAGTPPTVIQQVLDDVAEARRDFGKSAVYVIGEGIYERFGVQLRLPERAHYGRPLPSIITNAAQTLPTVGILMIDREWARLFKLEQGEIRELQREENVREEGSDWRQLTEQRHPAYRMGGAGGDFQSGAPNAAGAADTDFFDRREDAAQKRFFNHVVAELGQRMKQEGLRHLILMGPDERVAKFRLEIPETAPYTIIGQTNVGSGTYRADENAMLEKVMPIVEQAREQEEIELLSQLQERGIVVMENVLEAIQQNQIYRLAIPEDGAQVHIYRSHNREVPYFTAKKDLTESPLDGSLMERVTLEECLSAFTELYGVEIVRLHGDHARRLIKDFGGLAGLPRF; this comes from the coding sequence ATGATCACACAGAACGACATCGAGCGCATCAAAGCCCTTCCAGAAGACAAGATGGTCCTGATGGCCGTTATTAACGTCGATCCTACCGACGTGGACAACCAGGCCGACGCCCTGCCCCTGCGGGTCCGTAAGCTGCTGGAAAACGCCGGGACGCCCCCCACGGTCATTCAGCAGGTGCTCGACGATGTCGCCGAGGCGCGCCGGGATTTTGGCAAGAGCGCGGTGTACGTCATCGGCGAAGGCATCTACGAGCGCTTCGGAGTTCAGCTGCGGCTACCCGAGCGCGCGCACTACGGGCGCCCGCTGCCCTCGATCATCACGAACGCCGCCCAGACCCTTCCCACGGTGGGCATCTTGATGATCGACCGCGAATGGGCCCGCCTGTTCAAGCTCGAACAGGGCGAGATCCGCGAACTGCAGCGCGAGGAGAACGTGCGCGAGGAAGGCAGCGACTGGCGCCAGCTGACCGAACAGCGCCACCCGGCCTACCGCATGGGCGGCGCGGGCGGTGACTTCCAGTCGGGAGCTCCCAACGCCGCCGGTGCTGCGGACACCGATTTCTTTGACCGCCGCGAGGACGCCGCTCAAAAGCGCTTTTTCAACCACGTGGTCGCCGAGCTCGGCCAGCGGATGAAACAAGAGGGCCTGCGGCACCTGATCCTGATGGGTCCGGACGAGCGCGTCGCCAAGTTCCGCCTCGAGATCCCCGAGACCGCCCCCTACACCATCATCGGGCAGACCAACGTCGGGTCGGGCACCTACCGCGCCGACGAGAACGCGATGCTCGAAAAGGTCATGCCCATCGTGGAGCAGGCGCGCGAGCAAGAGGAGATCGAGCTGCTGAGCCAGCTGCAAGAACGCGGCATCGTGGTGATGGAAAACGTCCTCGAGGCCATTCAGCAGAACCAGATCTACCGGCTGGCCATTCCCGAAGACGGCGCGCAGGTCCATATCTACCGCAGCCACAACCGCGAGGTTCCGTACTTCACCGCGAAAAAGGACCTGACCGAAAGCCCGCTGGACGGCTCGCTGATGGAACGGGTGACCCTCGAGGAATGCCTGAGCGCTTTCACCGAGCTGTACGGCGTGGAGATCGTACGCCTGCACGGCGATCATGCCCGGCGCCTGATCAAGGATTTCGGCGGTCTGGCGGGTCTGCCCCGCTTCTAG
- the glmS gene encoding glutamine--fructose-6-phosphate transaminase (isomerizing), producing MCGIVGYVGFRNARDVLIDGLSKLEYRGYDSAGVAVRTERGLEVRKKAGKLAILAGDLEQQPLAGTLGIGHTRWATHGLPNDANAHPHATEDGRLVIIHNGIIENYLPLKQGLIARGHAFRSETDSEVLAHLIEEKYAQANGDLEVAVRTALAEVRGAYGIVVTHVDHREIVAARTVSPLVMGVGDGEMFLASDVPALLAYTRRVVYLHDGDLVVLGQDGYRITDLSGNPQTRELHHIEWDAEAAEKGGFDTYMLKEIYEQPSALTNTLMGRLHDDTGEVDLDIDLDPSSFKRITIIACGTAYYAGLVGEYLIEQLARVPVEVDVASEYRYRQPLVSENTLVIAVSQSGETIDTLEAIREAKRFGAQTLGVINAKGSSMTREVDDVLYIHAGPEIGVASTKAYTAQVSAMLMLALWLGRARGTLDAEKGAELLRAARELPRLVEESLQPERVANIERIADKYKRARDYLFLGRGVNAPTALEGALKLKEISYIHAEAYAAGEMKHGPIALIDENLPVVVVATESFLLEKTVSNIQEVKARSGKVIAVVSDGDEEAARYADDVIYVPRAHEMVSPVVNVVALQLLSYYTATLLGRDVDKPRNLAKSVTVE from the coding sequence ATGTGCGGAATCGTTGGATATGTTGGTTTTCGTAATGCCCGTGACGTCCTGATCGACGGTCTCTCCAAGCTCGAGTACCGCGGCTACGACTCGGCCGGCGTGGCCGTGCGCACCGAACGCGGCCTCGAGGTGCGCAAGAAGGCGGGCAAGCTCGCCATTTTGGCCGGTGACCTCGAGCAGCAACCGCTGGCGGGCACGCTGGGCATCGGCCACACCCGCTGGGCCACCCACGGCCTGCCGAACGACGCCAACGCACACCCGCACGCCACCGAAGACGGCAGGCTGGTGATCATTCACAACGGCATCATCGAGAACTACCTGCCGCTCAAGCAGGGACTGATCGCGCGCGGCCACGCCTTTCGTTCCGAGACCGACTCGGAAGTGCTCGCCCACCTGATCGAGGAAAAGTACGCGCAGGCAAACGGTGACCTCGAGGTGGCGGTGCGCACGGCCCTGGCCGAGGTGCGCGGCGCTTACGGCATCGTGGTGACGCACGTGGATCACCGCGAGATCGTCGCGGCCCGCACGGTGAGCCCGCTGGTGATGGGCGTGGGCGACGGCGAGATGTTCCTGGCCTCGGACGTGCCCGCGCTGCTGGCCTACACCCGCCGTGTGGTGTACCTGCACGACGGCGACCTGGTGGTTCTGGGCCAAGACGGCTACCGCATCACCGACCTGAGCGGCAACCCGCAGACCCGCGAGCTGCACCACATCGAGTGGGACGCCGAGGCAGCCGAGAAGGGCGGCTTTGACACCTACATGCTCAAGGAGATCTACGAGCAGCCCTCCGCACTCACCAATACCCTGATGGGCCGTCTGCACGACGATACCGGCGAGGTGGACCTCGACATCGATCTGGACCCCTCGAGCTTCAAGCGGATCACGATCATTGCCTGCGGTACGGCCTACTACGCCGGGCTGGTCGGCGAGTACCTGATCGAGCAGCTCGCGCGCGTCCCGGTCGAGGTGGACGTGGCCTCCGAGTACCGCTACCGCCAGCCGCTGGTCTCCGAGAACACCCTGGTGATCGCGGTGTCGCAGTCGGGCGAGACCATCGACACCCTCGAGGCGATCCGCGAGGCCAAACGGTTCGGTGCCCAGACCCTGGGCGTGATCAACGCCAAGGGCTCGTCGATGACCCGCGAGGTGGACGACGTGCTCTACATCCACGCCGGCCCCGAGATCGGGGTGGCCTCCACCAAGGCCTACACCGCGCAGGTGAGCGCCATGCTGATGCTGGCGCTGTGGCTGGGCCGCGCGCGCGGTACCCTGGACGCCGAGAAGGGCGCGGAGCTGCTGCGCGCCGCCCGCGAGCTGCCGCGCCTGGTCGAGGAGAGCTTGCAGCCCGAGCGGGTCGCCAACATCGAGCGCATCGCCGACAAGTACAAGCGCGCCCGTGACTACCTGTTCCTGGGGCGCGGCGTGAACGCCCCCACCGCCCTCGAGGGTGCCTTGAAGCTCAAGGAGATCTCGTACATTCACGCCGAGGCCTACGCGGCGGGCGAGATGAAGCACGGTCCGATCGCCCTGATCGACGAGAACCTGCCGGTGGTGGTCGTGGCGACCGAGAGCTTTTTGCTCGAGAAGACCGTCTCGAACATCCAGGAGGTCAAGGCCCGCAGCGGCAAGGTGATCGCGGTGGTCAGCGACGGTGACGAGGAAGCCGCGCGCTACGCGGACGACGTGATCTACGTGCCGCGCGCGCACGAGATGGTTTCGCCGGTCGTGAACGTGGTGGCCTTGCAGCTGCTGTCGTACTACACCGCGACCCTGCTGGGCCGCGACGTGGACAAGCCGCGCAACCTCGCCAAGAGCGTGACGGTCGAGTAA
- a CDS encoding dihydrofolate reductase family protein, which translates to MRKLVYYVAISLDGFISRADGRFDFFPDDDPQYFSAYADSLREFDTVLMGRHTFEVGTRAGVTNPYVPYGPGQLYVFSRTHPDVEDPAVQMVRENAGAFVRELKAREGRNLYLCGGAELATALFDENLIDEVIVKLNPVMVGQGKSLLTRAFGSIRLKLTETRIFESGVMFLRYRVTPTTPTPI; encoded by the coding sequence ATGCGAAAACTGGTGTATTACGTCGCGATCAGCCTCGACGGCTTCATCTCCCGCGCAGACGGCCGCTTCGACTTCTTTCCGGACGACGACCCGCAGTATTTCAGCGCTTACGCCGACTCGCTGCGCGAGTTCGATACGGTGTTGATGGGCCGCCACACCTTTGAAGTCGGCACCCGCGCCGGTGTGACCAATCCCTACGTGCCCTACGGCCCCGGGCAACTGTACGTGTTCAGCCGCACCCACCCGGACGTGGAAGACCCCGCAGTGCAGATGGTGCGCGAGAACGCCGGAGCGTTTGTGCGCGAGCTCAAAGCGCGAGAAGGCCGCAATCTGTACCTGTGCGGCGGCGCCGAACTCGCCACCGCGCTGTTCGACGAGAACCTGATCGACGAGGTGATCGTCAAACTCAATCCGGTGATGGTCGGTCAGGGCAAGAGTCTGCTGACCCGTGCCTTTGGCAGCATCCGCCTGAAGCTGACCGAGACCCGCATCTTCGAATCGGGCGTGATGTTCTTGCGCTACCGGGTGACCCCAACCACGCCCACCCCGATCTGA
- a CDS encoding GNAT family N-acetyltransferase — MPETDTARRMDLTLETERLLLRAPTVADYPDSRAMWADPGVTRFISGRPLGGEESWSRLLRNIGHWVALGFGPMVVHEKASGRFVGEVGLMNFRRDTEPALPDAPEIGWVLAPWSHGQGFAGEAVRAVLGWGDAHLGAGRTVCMIDPENAPSLAVARKCGFVPCGEASHRGARILVLERRSDVSLV, encoded by the coding sequence ATGCCTGAAACCGATACTGCCCGCCGTATGGACCTGACCCTCGAGACCGAGCGTCTGCTGCTGCGCGCACCGACCGTGGCGGACTATCCGGACAGCCGGGCGATGTGGGCCGATCCGGGGGTAACCCGCTTTATCAGCGGCCGCCCTTTGGGCGGCGAAGAGTCGTGGTCGCGCCTGCTGCGCAACATCGGTCACTGGGTGGCCTTGGGTTTTGGTCCGATGGTGGTTCACGAGAAGGCCAGCGGCCGTTTTGTGGGCGAGGTAGGACTGATGAATTTTCGCCGCGACACCGAGCCTGCGCTGCCCGACGCGCCGGAGATCGGTTGGGTGCTGGCTCCCTGGTCGCACGGACAGGGATTCGCCGGCGAGGCGGTGCGGGCCGTGCTGGGCTGGGGAGATGCGCATCTCGGTGCGGGGCGGACCGTGTGCATGATCGACCCGGAGAATGCCCCGTCGCTGGCGGTGGCCCGCAAGTGCGGCTTCGTGCCCTGCGGGGAGGCGAGCCACCGGGGGGCGCGGATTCTAGTGCTCGAGCGGCGTTCGGACGTGAGCTTGGTTTAA
- a CDS encoding YceI family protein: MSQTWTIDPTHTGLEFAVRHMGLSTVKGRFRALSGSITTAEDGRLEGVEVTVDTTTIDTAEPNRDGHLRAPDFFDVEKYPTATFKSTAVEPQGQNVYRVTGELTIRGVTKPVTLEVETSDPIKDPYGLQRAAAEGKTKISRKEWGLTWNQVLEFGALMVSDDVRISFDVQATRPSA; this comes from the coding sequence ATGAGCCAGACCTGGACCATTGATCCCACCCACACCGGCCTCGAGTTCGCCGTCCGCCACATGGGCCTGAGCACCGTCAAGGGCCGCTTCCGTGCCCTCAGCGGCAGCATCACCACTGCCGAGGACGGCCGCCTCGAGGGCGTGGAGGTCACGGTGGACACCACCACCATCGACACCGCCGAGCCCAACCGCGACGGCCACCTGCGCGCCCCCGACTTCTTCGACGTCGAGAAGTACCCCACCGCGACTTTTAAGAGCACTGCGGTCGAGCCGCAGGGCCAGAACGTCTACCGCGTGACCGGTGAGCTGACCATCCGGGGCGTGACCAAGCCGGTGACCCTCGAGGTCGAGACCAGCGATCCCATCAAGGACCCCTACGGCCTGCAGCGTGCCGCCGCCGAGGGCAAGACCAAGATCAGCCGCAAGGAGTGGGGCCTGACCTGGAACCAGGTGCTCGAGTTCGGTGCGCTGATGGTCAGCGACGACGTGCGCATCAGCTTCGACGTGCAGGCCACCCGTCCCAGCGCCTGA
- a CDS encoding quinone oxidoreductase family protein, which yields MQAIVVHAYGNSEQLQWREWPDPEPGSGQVRIRTRLTSVNFADIAARRGGYDAGAAPPFVPGLDVVGTVEALGPGVRDLEVGTRVAAFPLGGSYATLTLAPAALTFPVPDTLGDEAVAGLTVLTTAYGLLTRAGRLSPGETVLVHAAAGGVGSTAVQLARVLGAGRVIGTAGSARKCDFVRALGADFAIHSLEEDFAQRVLEVTGGTGADLILDPVSGAVLERGLSCLAPFGRLVSYSQMTERPAQISTRPLHRQNRAVIGFSNGHLRRSRPEALRPDVEALLRLLEEGRLKLQIGARFPLSEAARAHDLIESRQNVGKVLLVP from the coding sequence ATGCAGGCCATCGTGGTCCATGCCTACGGCAACAGCGAACAACTTCAGTGGCGCGAGTGGCCCGACCCCGAGCCCGGCTCCGGACAGGTCCGGATCCGCACCCGGCTCACCAGCGTCAACTTCGCCGACATCGCGGCGCGGCGCGGCGGCTACGACGCCGGAGCCGCGCCGCCTTTCGTTCCCGGCCTTGACGTGGTCGGGACCGTGGAAGCGCTGGGACCCGGTGTGCGCGACCTCGAGGTGGGCACCCGCGTCGCCGCTTTCCCGCTGGGCGGCTCGTACGCCACCTTGACCCTCGCCCCCGCAGCCCTCACCTTCCCGGTTCCCGACACCCTCGGGGACGAAGCGGTCGCGGGCCTCACCGTGCTCACCACCGCCTACGGCCTGCTGACCCGGGCCGGACGCCTGAGCCCCGGAGAAACCGTGCTGGTTCATGCGGCGGCGGGCGGCGTGGGCAGCACCGCCGTTCAGCTCGCCCGCGTCCTGGGTGCTGGCCGGGTGATCGGGACCGCCGGAAGCGCGCGCAAGTGCGACTTCGTGCGTGCCCTGGGCGCGGACTTCGCCATCCACTCGCTCGAGGAGGACTTCGCGCAGCGGGTCCTCGAGGTGACCGGCGGGACCGGCGCGGACCTGATCCTCGATCCGGTTTCCGGAGCGGTCCTCGAGCGCGGCCTGAGCTGCCTGGCTCCCTTCGGCAGGCTGGTGAGCTACAGCCAGATGACCGAGCGGCCCGCGCAGATCAGCACCCGGCCGTTGCACCGGCAAAACCGCGCGGTGATCGGTTTCAGCAACGGCCACCTGCGCCGCTCCCGCCCCGAAGCGCTGCGCCCCGACGTGGAGGCGCTGCTGCGCCTGCTCGAGGAAGGCCGCCTGAAACTGCAGATCGGGGCACGCTTTCCGCTGAGCGAGGCTGCGCGCGCCCACGACCTGATCGAGAGCCGTCAAAACGTGGGCAAGGTGCTGCTCGTACCCTGA
- a CDS encoding BamA/OMP85 family outer membrane protein — MRQPIHVGMTLALLCAPGIAYAQQQATVDDIVVTGASDLLIGLVKVNLNVQPGAPLSSVNLSAVELDTINLGFFKSAQARLLTQDGKNILQIAVVPNPDIRSVVVEDTDLVEAGQIKTFLEQRMNIAEGVTLNTARIEESKTALGQAFRELGLPYVPLVTTDLREENGGVILTYSVDENAPINRIEVTGNTQLPKELVSAAFKPLANNKRFDLNLYQQALQTVAQAYAERGFEGSGPDIAASTLENGVFSVRIRELRIGAIDASAVGGASLKVKPGDLYNVNALTDDERAASNATGRAVTAVAQPVADQPGVVNIVFTPGEAASEPIREIRVAGNSAVSSADIAKVLRLKPGDVYTERVAQRDYLAIQRLYRERGLELTTRDPIRFEGGVLTYTVREVKIAGYTLRWTGAHRTTDRVILREFPAPGSLFDSARIRQGLEAVVRSGLVSNPQVNPVVNPESPESVTLELTFTENSSRVFEPAISYDTISGFAGQLALTDTNLFGLAHQASARLEASPNDAGQVLGGSVSYTIPWLDIDFLDFRKVRTSVSANVFSLVTPNQPIYRRNPDGTINTNDKTGREYSERSTGFNFSVGRPLTNALRLNMGVSTEFTNDFLEVKTSDQKDAPDDAAVAGLIPAPGQTTLLYGDLVYDTADSPDFPTRGYRANLGLGYGFGYQGDRALGWTQITGGARTYFGFGNTLESGSKQQVIAVRANAGALIGSVPDSRLFSLGGSEPTERFTLRGYDPRSFIGQNFFTSSLEYRYNFNLQAGIAQGLYGVAFVDAGDAWTDSNDFNLNFGYGLGVQLNLGVGGALFPALRFDYAFSPSSPSGKFTFRIGSFF; from the coding sequence ATGCGACAACCCATCCACGTAGGAATGACCCTTGCCCTGCTATGCGCGCCAGGCATTGCCTACGCTCAGCAGCAGGCCACCGTCGACGACATCGTCGTGACCGGTGCCAGTGATCTGCTCATCGGTCTGGTGAAGGTCAACCTCAATGTTCAACCCGGCGCCCCGCTGAGTTCGGTTAACCTGAGTGCCGTCGAGCTTGACACGATCAACCTGGGCTTTTTCAAGAGCGCCCAGGCCCGCCTTCTGACCCAAGACGGCAAGAACATCCTGCAGATCGCCGTGGTTCCCAACCCCGACATCCGCAGCGTTGTTGTCGAAGACACGGACCTCGTCGAGGCAGGACAGATCAAGACCTTCCTCGAGCAGCGCATGAACATCGCTGAAGGCGTGACCCTCAACACCGCACGCATCGAGGAGTCCAAAACCGCGCTGGGTCAGGCTTTCCGCGAACTCGGCCTGCCGTATGTCCCGCTGGTCACCACCGACTTGCGCGAAGAAAACGGCGGCGTGATCCTGACCTACAGCGTGGACGAAAACGCGCCGATCAACCGCATCGAGGTGACCGGCAACACCCAACTGCCCAAGGAGCTGGTTTCCGCCGCGTTCAAACCGCTGGCGAACAACAAGCGCTTTGACCTCAACCTGTACCAGCAGGCACTGCAGACCGTTGCCCAGGCTTACGCCGAACGCGGTTTTGAGGGCAGCGGCCCTGATATCGCCGCTTCCACCCTGGAAAACGGGGTGTTCAGCGTGCGCATCCGCGAGCTGCGCATCGGTGCCATCGATGCCTCGGCCGTGGGCGGTGCCAGCCTCAAGGTCAAGCCGGGCGACCTGTACAACGTCAACGCCCTTACCGACGACGAGCGCGCGGCCAGCAACGCCACCGGGCGGGCGGTCACCGCAGTTGCCCAGCCGGTCGCCGACCAGCCGGGCGTGGTCAACATCGTCTTCACTCCGGGCGAAGCGGCCAGCGAACCGATCCGTGAGATCCGGGTTGCGGGCAACAGCGCCGTCTCGAGTGCGGACATCGCCAAGGTGCTGCGTCTCAAGCCCGGCGATGTGTACACCGAGCGCGTCGCCCAGCGCGACTACCTCGCCATCCAGCGCCTGTACCGCGAGCGCGGCCTCGAGCTGACCACCCGCGACCCCATCCGCTTCGAGGGCGGCGTGCTGACGTACACGGTCCGCGAGGTCAAGATCGCCGGTTACACCCTGCGCTGGACCGGCGCGCACCGCACGACGGACCGCGTGATCCTGCGCGAGTTCCCCGCCCCGGGCAGCCTGTTTGACTCGGCCCGCATCCGCCAGGGCCTCGAGGCCGTGGTGCGCTCCGGCCTGGTCAGCAACCCGCAGGTCAACCCGGTGGTCAACCCCGAATCTCCCGAGAGCGTCACGCTGGAGCTGACCTTCACCGAAAACTCCAGCCGGGTGTTCGAGCCTGCCATCTCGTACGACACCATCAGCGGTTTCGCGGGCCAGCTCGCCCTCACCGACACCAACTTGTTTGGCCTGGCCCACCAGGCCTCGGCCCGCCTCGAGGCGAGCCCCAACGACGCCGGTCAGGTGCTGGGCGGTTCGGTGTCCTACACCATTCCCTGGCTGGACATCGACTTCCTGGATTTCCGCAAGGTGCGCACCTCGGTGTCGGCCAACGTCTTCTCGCTGGTCACCCCCAACCAGCCGATCTACCGCCGCAATCCCGACGGCACGATCAACACCAACGACAAGACCGGCCGCGAGTACAGCGAGCGTTCCACCGGCTTCAACTTCTCGGTGGGCCGTCCGCTCACCAACGCGCTGCGCCTGAACATGGGCGTTTCCACCGAATTCACCAACGACTTCCTCGAGGTCAAGACCTCGGATCAGAAGGACGCGCCTGACGACGCGGCGGTGGCAGGGCTGATCCCCGCGCCGGGCCAGACGACCCTGCTGTACGGCGACCTGGTCTACGACACCGCCGACAGCCCCGACTTCCCCACCCGCGGCTACCGCGCCAACTTGGGCCTGGGCTACGGCTTTGGCTACCAGGGCGACCGCGCGCTGGGCTGGACCCAGATCACCGGCGGAGCGCGCACGTACTTCGGCTTTGGCAACACCCTGGAAAGCGGCAGCAAGCAGCAGGTGATCGCGGTGCGCGCCAACGCCGGCGCCCTGATCGGCAGCGTGCCCGACAGCCGCCTGTTCTCGCTGGGTGGCAGCGAGCCCACCGAGCGCTTCACGCTGCGCGGCTACGACCCCCGCAGCTTCATCGGGCAGAACTTCTTTACCAGCAGCCTCGAGTACCGCTACAACTTCAACCTGCAAGCAGGCATCGCGCAGGGTCTGTACGGCGTGGCGTTCGTGGACGCGGGCGACGCCTGGACCGACTCGAACGACTTCAACCTGAACTTCGGCTACGGCCTGGGCGTGCAGCTCAACCTGGGCGTGGGCGGGGCGCTGTTCCCGGCGCTGCGCTTCGATTACGCCTTCAGCCCCTCGAGCCCCAGCGGCAAGTTTACCTTCCGCATCGGCAGCTTTTTCTAA